The following proteins come from a genomic window of Nostoc sp. TCL26-01:
- a CDS encoding DUF1565 domain-containing protein produces the protein MVNSTPLGTLFINPVTGNDSNTGSRLSPFKTLTRALKATPPIIIQLAAGTYSAASGEIFPLVIPEGVTVVGNEANKGVEIVISGGGEYQSSSFGVQNVSIVLLNNASLRGVTVTNPITKGSGVWVESTAPSIANNTFTNCGREGIFTSGTAKPSIVDNVFVQNAASGLFMARNSKGEVLRNVFQKSPLGIAVSDFAAPLLANNKLSDNRTAIALSRNAQPVLRNNLIVKNTQGGLLVNENAIPDLGSSQDAAGNIFSSNGEFDLQNASTQQLISVGNQLNPTQVKGRVDFLAAIGENPSVASSNFLDLPGHWAASFVEALINKGVISGFPDGTFAPDAPITRAQYAAVIAKTFQLPTNNQQIQFPDIKSDFWAASAITKAAQMGFTSGFPDGTFRPGQNLTKVQAIVSIVNGLKLSGGSPNVLTVYRDRAQIPSYATNPLAIATQKKLVVNYPQTDKLEPLRDITRGEVATLIYQALVASGQEAAIASPYIVSPDVDIPSFTDLSGHWAEPFIRGLASMGITQGFADGSYQPNKPMSRAQYAAMVAVAFNPSPKRPPTDFSDVPQDFWAYKALQIAASGGFVSGFSDRTFRPDQNVQRLQVIVSLVNGLTLPTVDSNSALIYTDSNTIPEYARKAVVTATQQSIVVNYPDPKQLAATREATRAEVAAMVYQALVAIQRAPSVNSPYIISTVGI, from the coding sequence ATGGTGAACTCCACTCCCCTTGGCACACTCTTTATCAACCCTGTGACAGGGAATGACTCTAATACAGGTTCACGGTTGAGTCCATTTAAAACCCTCACCCGTGCTTTAAAAGCAACTCCACCCATAATTATTCAACTGGCTGCGGGAACTTATAGCGCGGCGAGTGGTGAAATATTTCCCTTGGTGATTCCAGAAGGGGTAACGGTGGTGGGGAATGAAGCCAATAAAGGTGTCGAGATTGTAATTTCTGGTGGTGGAGAATATCAAAGTTCTAGCTTTGGTGTGCAGAATGTCTCGATAGTTTTACTCAACAATGCCAGTCTGAGGGGTGTAACAGTAACAAATCCCATCACCAAAGGTTCTGGTGTGTGGGTTGAATCAACTGCACCGAGTATCGCTAACAATACCTTTACTAATTGTGGGCGAGAGGGGATATTTACTAGCGGTACAGCCAAACCTAGTATTGTTGATAATGTGTTTGTGCAGAATGCTGCTAGTGGTTTGTTTATGGCACGCAACAGTAAAGGGGAAGTGCTGCGGAATGTCTTTCAAAAGAGTCCTTTGGGGATAGCTGTGAGTGACTTTGCTGCACCTTTATTAGCCAATAATAAACTCTCTGATAATCGTACTGCGATCGCTCTCTCGCGTAATGCCCAACCTGTACTCAGAAATAATCTGATTGTCAAAAATACCCAAGGTGGTTTGTTAGTCAATGAGAACGCCATCCCCGATTTGGGTAGTAGCCAAGATGCGGCGGGGAATATTTTTAGTAGTAATGGCGAATTTGATTTGCAAAATGCTTCCACACAGCAATTAATCTCTGTGGGTAATCAGTTAAACCCCACCCAAGTCAAGGGACGGGTAGATTTTTTGGCAGCAATAGGCGAAAATCCGTCTGTCGCTAGTAGTAATTTTCTCGATTTGCCTGGACATTGGGCTGCTAGTTTTGTGGAGGCTTTAATCAATAAAGGTGTGATTAGCGGCTTTCCCGATGGGACTTTTGCCCCTGATGCGCCTATTACCCGCGCCCAATATGCGGCGGTGATAGCGAAAACTTTTCAATTACCGACAAATAATCAGCAAATTCAATTTCCAGATATTAAATCAGATTTTTGGGCAGCATCAGCTATTACTAAAGCAGCCCAGATGGGATTTACTAGCGGTTTCCCTGATGGCACTTTTCGCCCTGGACAAAACTTAACTAAGGTGCAGGCGATAGTTTCTATTGTCAATGGTTTGAAACTGAGTGGTGGTAGCCCCAATGTTTTAACTGTATACCGCGATCGCGCCCAAATTCCCAGTTACGCTACCAATCCTCTGGCTATTGCCACCCAAAAAAAGCTGGTAGTTAACTATCCCCAAACCGATAAACTCGAACCACTGCGAGATATTACCCGTGGCGAGGTGGCAACTTTAATCTATCAGGCTTTGGTTGCCAGTGGACAAGAAGCAGCGATCGCTTCACCATATATAGTGAGTCCTGATGTTGATATCCCTTCCTTTACTGATTTAAGCGGACACTGGGCAGAACCATTTATTCGGGGTTTAGCTAGTATGGGGATCACTCAAGGTTTTGCTGATGGTAGCTACCAACCCAATAAACCCATGAGTCGCGCCCAATACGCCGCGATGGTGGCTGTAGCTTTTAACCCCAGTCCTAAACGTCCACCGACGGATTTTTCCGACGTACCCCAGGATTTTTGGGCATATAAGGCATTGCAAATAGCTGCTAGTGGTGGCTTTGTCAGTGGTTTTAGCGATCGCACCTTCCGCCCTGACCAGAATGTACAAAGATTACAGGTAATTGTCTCTCTAGTTAATGGACTAACTCTACCGACAGTTGATAGTAATAGCGCTCTCATCTACACTGACAGCAACACCATTCCTGAATATGCCCGCAAAGCTGTAGTCACTGCTACACAACAAAGTATAGTTGTCAATTATCCTGACCCTAAGCAGTTGGCAGCCACGCGAGAAGCCACAAGGGCAGAGGTAGCCGCAATGGTTTATCAAGCTTTAGTGGCAATTCAAAGAGCGCCAAGTGTGAATTCACCCTATATTATTTCGACAGTTGGCATTTGA
- the lepB gene encoding signal peptidase I — MQNQVSDNNSSKQPDNSWIAELGRTVVLSIVLALGIRTFVAEARWIPSGSMEPTLHGTPNQWEADKIIVDKLKYKFSQPQRGDIVVFSPTEELQKEQYQDAFIKRVIGLPGETVELRKGRVYINQKPLDEKSYLSPRQATVIDVCTSGQQPPFLGQPQTIPPNSYLVLGDNRNSSYDSRCWGVVPRQNIIGRAILRFWPLNHIGEIDKSPLYAQ, encoded by the coding sequence ATGCAAAATCAAGTGTCTGACAACAACTCAAGTAAACAACCTGATAATTCCTGGATCGCAGAGCTAGGCAGAACAGTTGTATTAAGTATTGTTCTCGCATTGGGTATTCGTACCTTTGTCGCTGAAGCACGTTGGATTCCTTCTGGCTCAATGGAACCAACCCTCCACGGTACGCCAAACCAGTGGGAAGCAGACAAAATTATTGTTGATAAGTTGAAGTATAAATTTTCTCAGCCACAAAGGGGAGATATTGTAGTTTTTTCACCTACAGAAGAATTACAAAAAGAACAATATCAAGATGCCTTCATTAAGCGAGTAATTGGCTTACCTGGAGAAACAGTAGAACTCAGGAAAGGCAGAGTTTACATCAATCAAAAACCCCTGGATGAAAAAAGTTATCTGAGTCCCAGACAAGCTACAGTCATTGATGTCTGTACATCAGGTCAGCAACCACCATTTTTAGGACAACCCCAGACTATACCTCCCAACTCATATTTGGTATTAGGCGACAATCGCAACAGCAGTTATGACAGCCGTTGTTGGGGTGTTGTCCCTCGGCAAAATATCATTGGTCGTGCTATCCTACGCTTCTGGCCACTCAATCATATTGGTGAAATTGATAAATCTCCACTGTATGCACAATAA
- a CDS encoding EAL domain-containing protein, producing MTYKQLDPYKKDILIIDDMADNLRVLSSILSREGYNVRKALNWQMAWTACQTLLPDLILLDIMMPEVDGYEVCQRFKAWELTADIPVIFISALDDVFDKVKAFKFGGVDYITKPFELEEVLVRVKNQLELRSARLEVLTLNAQLEQRVKQRTWELEKALQKLQIEINARQKLQNKLLDMAMHDALTGLPNRILFIRRLEKALNRSKEESNYQFAVLFLDCDRFKVINDSLGHLVGDELLIAISRRLQACLAPEATLARLGGDEFGILLDSLRDIRMAIHVAEYILQQLSKTFKLSRYEVFMNVSIGINWGNKDYDRPEYLLRDADTAMYRAKDLGRARYHVFDPAMHEEVTKALEMENDLRRAIERQEFLVYYQPIISLKTGKISGFEALVRWQHPTNGLISPIDFIPVAEETGLINAINTWVLQSACQQLRIWKSHPATPTNLTINVNLSAKLFLQPNFIEQIDQIIADTQVNPASLELEITESVIMENNNEINIILQQLKARKIKLIMDDFGTGYSSLSYLHIFPFNALKIDKSFVKRMQDNQENMGLVPAMIGIAASMGMTAIAEGVETQEQLEQLKSLKCDFAQGFLFSKPIEQKLVLDFIISAPQW from the coding sequence ATGACTTACAAACAGTTAGACCCATATAAGAAAGATATTTTGATTATTGATGACATGGCAGATAACCTGCGAGTCTTATCCTCAATTCTCTCTAGAGAAGGATATAACGTTCGCAAAGCCTTGAATTGGCAAATGGCTTGGACTGCTTGTCAAACGCTCTTACCAGATTTAATTCTACTTGATATTATGATGCCAGAAGTTGATGGCTATGAAGTCTGTCAACGCTTTAAAGCTTGGGAATTGACTGCGGATATTCCGGTAATTTTTATTAGTGCATTAGATGATGTTTTTGACAAAGTAAAGGCTTTCAAATTTGGTGGTGTGGATTATATTACGAAACCTTTTGAATTAGAAGAGGTGTTAGTACGTGTAAAAAATCAACTAGAATTGAGGTCTGCAAGATTAGAAGTATTAACTCTTAATGCTCAACTAGAACAAAGAGTAAAGCAACGGACATGGGAATTAGAAAAAGCTTTACAAAAACTGCAAATAGAAATTAATGCTCGGCAGAAATTACAAAATAAACTGCTGGATATGGCAATGCACGATGCCTTAACTGGTTTACCAAATAGAATTTTATTCATTAGACGATTAGAAAAAGCTTTAAATCGCTCTAAAGAAGAGTCTAATTATCAATTTGCTGTACTGTTTTTAGACTGCGATCGCTTTAAAGTAATCAATGATTCTCTCGGCCACTTAGTAGGTGATGAGTTACTGATTGCTATTTCCCGACGCTTGCAAGCTTGTCTAGCTCCTGAAGCTACATTAGCAAGATTAGGTGGTGATGAATTTGGTATTTTGCTCGATAGCCTCAGAGATATTCGCATGGCTATCCACGTTGCAGAATACATATTACAACAGTTATCAAAAACTTTTAAGCTGTCTAGATATGAAGTTTTTATGAACGTCAGTATTGGGATCAATTGGGGTAATAAAGACTATGACAGGCCTGAATATTTGCTCCGTGATGCTGACACCGCTATGTATCGTGCCAAGGATTTGGGAAGAGCTAGATATCATGTATTTGATCCAGCAATGCACGAGGAAGTTACCAAAGCTCTAGAAATGGAAAATGACCTGCGCAGAGCTATCGAAAGACAAGAATTTCTGGTTTATTATCAGCCCATCATCTCTCTGAAAACAGGTAAAATTTCGGGTTTTGAAGCACTTGTCCGTTGGCAACACCCAACCAACGGTTTAATTTCTCCCATAGATTTTATTCCTGTGGCAGAAGAAACAGGGTTAATTAATGCCATCAATACATGGGTATTACAGTCAGCTTGCCAACAACTACGCATTTGGAAATCTCATCCTGCAACCCCAACGAATCTCACCATTAATGTCAATTTAAGTGCAAAGTTATTTTTACAGCCTAACTTTATAGAACAAATTGACCAAATTATCGCAGACACCCAAGTAAATCCAGCTAGTTTAGAACTGGAGATTACAGAAAGTGTAATTATGGAAAATAATAACGAAATTAATATAATTCTTCAGCAATTAAAAGCCCGAAAAATCAAACTAATTATGGATGATTTTGGTACAGGTTATTCATCTTTGAGCTACTTACATATATTTCCTTTTAATGCCCTGAAAATTGATAAATCTTTTGTCAAAAGAATGCAAGACAATCAAGAAAATATGGGATTAGTCCCAGCAATGATCGGCATTGCTGCATCTATGGGCATGACAGCGATCGCTGAAGGTGTGGAAACTCAAGAACAACTAGAACAACTCAAAAGCTTAAAATGTGATTTTGCTCAAGGGTTTCTCTTCTCCAAACCCATCGAACAAAAACTTGTTCTAGATTTCATTATCTCAGCACCTCAATGGTAA
- a CDS encoding patatin-like phospholipase family protein has product MSFKILSLDGGGIRGVITARILQEVERQIYNYHGQSLHEYFDLIAGTSTGSILTAGIVAQRNSNELIQLYREQGKEIFPIRKKERFKKIPTFLQPLIEAFLPPKYSHQGLINVLTNILGYKRIKDIEKPIILILAYDTLYRNTTFFTNCHPDLGDRWYDDSYLWEICVASAAAPTFFPPYKLEPVDKEKFGHWVFPHIDGGVAANNPALAALSLVLRLSQSAISPTIKQKYNLENIELDDIAILSIGTGQTGEPYVFEQVNSWRGIDWAQHIIDIFMEPTSEVSSTICRHIMGGYDSQRYLRLQFDLNERFQAKPQETDKDTRRLLKASERVNKFIKIPITEEMDNARNNVIEELIDATSMFIEEGYSFHTRSNCGPQVKDAIAAFVKNN; this is encoded by the coding sequence ATGTCCTTCAAAATCTTGAGTTTGGATGGTGGCGGTATACGTGGAGTGATTACAGCACGCATCCTGCAAGAAGTGGAGCGACAGATTTATAATTATCATGGTCAATCTTTACACGAATATTTTGACTTGATAGCTGGTACTTCTACTGGCTCAATTTTAACAGCTGGGATTGTGGCACAAAGAAATAGTAACGAGTTAATTCAATTATATAGAGAACAAGGTAAAGAAATATTTCCCATTAGGAAAAAGGAAAGATTCAAAAAAATTCCCACTTTTCTGCAACCATTGATTGAAGCATTTTTACCACCCAAATATTCTCATCAAGGGCTAATTAATGTCCTAACAAATATCTTAGGTTACAAAAGAATTAAAGATATTGAAAAACCGATCATCTTGATTCTGGCGTACGATACACTTTACCGTAATACTACCTTTTTTACTAATTGTCATCCGGATTTGGGAGATAGATGGTATGATGACTCATATTTATGGGAAATATGTGTAGCTTCTGCCGCAGCTCCTACCTTTTTTCCTCCATACAAATTAGAGCCTGTTGATAAAGAAAAATTTGGACATTGGGTATTTCCCCATATTGATGGAGGCGTTGCTGCTAATAACCCGGCGCTGGCTGCACTGAGCCTAGTACTTAGACTTTCGCAATCTGCAATTTCTCCGACAATTAAACAAAAATACAATCTAGAAAATATTGAATTAGATGATATTGCGATTCTTTCTATAGGTACTGGTCAAACTGGTGAACCATATGTATTTGAGCAGGTAAATAGTTGGCGAGGTATCGACTGGGCGCAACATATTATTGATATCTTTATGGAACCAACATCTGAAGTTAGTAGTACAATCTGTCGTCATATTATGGGTGGATATGATTCTCAAAGATATTTGCGTCTTCAGTTTGATTTAAATGAAAGATTTCAAGCTAAACCACAAGAAACTGATAAGGATACTCGTAGGTTATTGAAAGCATCAGAAAGAGTGAATAAATTTATTAAAATCCCGATTACTGAAGAGATGGATAATGCCAGAAATAATGTGATTGAAGAGTTAATCGATGCTACATCTATGTTTATTGAAGAGGGTTATAGTTTTCATACTAGAAGTAATTGTGGCCCCCAAGTGAAAGATGCGATCGCTGCCTTTGTTAAGAATAATTAA
- a CDS encoding dihydroorotase → MSVQPNLLIRRARIILPNGEMMVGDVLTSDRQIVEVAPEIVSTKPVTEIDAEGLTLLPGVIDPQVHFREPGLEHKEDLFTASCACAKGGVTSFLEMPNTRPLTTTQQALDDKLQRASHKCLVNYGFFIGATAENLPDLLSAHPTPGIKIFMGSMHGQLLVDQEGLLESIFAQGSRLIAVHAEDQARINQRRQEFAGIQDPAIHSQIQDNQAALLATQLALKLSQKYQRRLHILHMSTAEEAELLRQHKPSWVTAEVTPQHLLLNTSAYGEIGTLAQMNPPLRSPHDNEVLWQALRDGVIDFIATDHAPHTLEEKAQPYPNSPSGMPGVETSLAVMLTAAMAGKCTVAQVVNWMSKAVAVAYGIPNKGAIAPGYDADLVLVDLNTYHPVRREELLTKCRWSPFEGWNLTGWAVTTIVGGQIVYDKGQLNTEVRGQALSFV, encoded by the coding sequence ATGTCAGTTCAGCCAAATTTATTGATTCGTCGCGCCCGTATAATCCTACCTAATGGTGAAATGATGGTAGGAGATGTGTTGACAAGCGATCGCCAAATCGTTGAAGTAGCACCAGAAATTGTCAGCACAAAACCAGTTACAGAAATTGACGCTGAGGGTTTAACTTTGTTGCCAGGAGTTATCGACCCCCAGGTGCATTTTCGAGAACCAGGGCTAGAACATAAGGAAGACTTATTTACTGCCAGTTGTGCCTGTGCCAAAGGGGGAGTAACTTCTTTTTTAGAAATGCCTAACACACGCCCTCTGACAACTACCCAACAAGCTTTAGATGACAAGTTACAACGCGCCTCTCACAAGTGCTTAGTTAATTATGGCTTTTTTATTGGGGCAACAGCTGAGAATTTACCAGATTTACTCTCAGCCCACCCCACACCGGGGATTAAAATTTTCATGGGGTCGATGCACGGTCAATTGTTGGTTGACCAAGAAGGTTTATTAGAGTCGATATTTGCTCAGGGTAGCCGTTTAATTGCCGTTCATGCCGAAGATCAAGCAAGAATCAATCAACGCCGTCAAGAATTTGCTGGGATTCAAGATCCTGCTATCCACTCCCAGATTCAAGATAACCAAGCAGCACTGTTAGCAACGCAACTGGCATTAAAGCTGTCACAAAAATATCAACGTCGGTTACATATCCTGCATATGTCAACTGCCGAGGAAGCCGAGTTATTACGGCAGCATAAACCGAGTTGGGTGACCGCAGAGGTGACACCACAACATTTGTTGTTAAATACCAGTGCCTATGGCGAGATTGGCACATTGGCACAGATGAATCCACCTTTGCGATCGCCCCATGATAATGAGGTATTATGGCAAGCTTTGCGGGATGGTGTGATTGATTTTATCGCTACAGACCATGCACCCCACACCTTAGAAGAAAAAGCTCAACCCTATCCGAATAGTCCCTCTGGAATGCCGGGAGTAGAAACGTCTCTAGCTGTGATGTTAACTGCGGCAATGGCAGGTAAGTGTACTGTTGCTCAAGTTGTTAACTGGATGTCTAAAGCTGTGGCTGTAGCTTATGGTATCCCCAATAAGGGAGCGATCGCTCCTGGTTATGATGCTGATTTAGTTCTGGTTGATTTAAATACATACCATCCTGTACGCCGAGAAGAATTGTTAACCAAATGTCGCTGGAGTCCTTTTGAAGGCTGGAATCTCACAGGATGGGCCGTGACAACTATTGTCGGTGGTCAGATTGTCTACGACAAGGGTCAGCTAAATACAGAAGTGCGTGGTCAAGCTTTAAGTTTCGTGTAG
- a CDS encoding ATP-binding protein, with the protein MLTQQIRYNFSELNSWQRKLGFDAQADSVIQMNATTQVMIFLWAAACFILLEIAILTAYRLITPIWQLKLLIERIIVCESRQKTVISQADELRTSVNQLNIVARQQRSLMLTEHNYTESRGSDRSQSTRLQASPVVQLEESLKIPIYDESGKIAFAIANFANITECDRAEQLLAEYNRLLETQINKRTQELRLIVEQLRTTQKAADAANSAKSEFLANMSHELRTPLNAILGFTQIMSQDKTLSAENQQNLSIINRAGEHLLNLINDILEMSKIEAGKTTLNINNFDLMSLLDNLEEMLLNRATAKGLQLQFIYAANLPQHIQTDENKLRQVLLNIIGNAIKFTETGTVTLRVSLEKRGQGENTYIDSFPPSPHLPLPLSPPSPSSLLFEIQDTGIGIFPAELDFLFDAFAQTESGRKSQQGTGLGLAISRKYVELMGGVISVSSTVGVGSTFRFSLPVGLVAAADVSVASHPLAVIGLAPHQAQYRILVVDDVADSRLLLVKLLSSVGFFVLEATNGDEAVALWQHWHPQLIFMDMRMPVMDGYAATRLIRSLEVDSHLHTVADTPIFPSVHTFIIAVTAHAFAEQRQDILLAGCDDLIYKPFLQEVLLTKIKQYLDVTYVIQDEANTDIDVSSPTQTLLSETDVLLCISQMSNDWRKNIHYAAASCSDELILELIKQMPPENNPISRFFQDLANNYQFEKIMALTTTNPE; encoded by the coding sequence ATGCTAACTCAGCAGATTAGATATAATTTTTCCGAGTTGAATAGTTGGCAAAGAAAATTAGGTTTTGATGCTCAAGCTGACTCAGTAATACAAATGAATGCTACTACCCAAGTGATGATTTTCTTATGGGCAGCAGCTTGTTTTATCCTCTTAGAAATTGCCATACTCACAGCTTACAGATTGATTACACCAATTTGGCAATTAAAGTTACTAATAGAGAGAATTATTGTTTGTGAATCGAGGCAGAAGACAGTGATTTCACAGGCTGATGAACTAAGAACATCAGTAAATCAATTGAATATAGTGGCTAGGCAACAAAGATCACTGATGCTCACAGAGCATAATTATACTGAATCAAGAGGTAGCGATCGCTCACAATCAACCAGATTGCAAGCATCACCAGTGGTACAACTAGAGGAGTCTTTAAAAATCCCTATTTATGATGAATCGGGAAAGATTGCCTTTGCGATCGCTAATTTTGCCAATATTACCGAATGCGATCGGGCAGAGCAACTATTGGCAGAATATAATCGCCTCTTAGAAACCCAGATTAACAAGCGTACCCAAGAACTCAGATTAATAGTTGAGCAGCTACGAACAACGCAAAAAGCCGCAGATGCAGCAAACAGCGCCAAAAGCGAATTCCTAGCCAACATGAGCCACGAATTGCGAACACCACTCAACGCCATACTAGGGTTCACGCAAATCATGAGCCAAGACAAAACACTCTCAGCCGAAAATCAACAGAACCTGAGCATCATCAACCGAGCAGGGGAACACCTGCTCAACCTGATCAATGACATCCTAGAAATGTCAAAAATCGAAGCAGGCAAAACCACACTCAATATCAACAACTTTGATTTAATGAGTCTGTTGGATAACCTGGAAGAAATGTTACTCAATCGAGCCACAGCCAAAGGATTACAACTGCAATTTATCTACGCCGCCAACCTACCCCAACACATCCAAACAGACGAAAACAAACTACGCCAAGTCCTACTCAACATCATCGGTAACGCTATCAAATTTACGGAAACAGGCACAGTCACATTGAGAGTCAGCCTGGAGAAAAGGGGACAAGGGGAGAATACTTATATAGATTCTTTCCCCCCCTCTCCCCATCTCCCCCTCCCCCTCTCTCCCCCTTCCCCCTCCTCCCTCCTCTTCGAGATCCAAGACACCGGGATTGGCATTTTTCCTGCAGAACTTGATTTTTTGTTTGACGCTTTTGCCCAAACTGAAAGTGGACGTAAATCTCAACAGGGTACTGGGCTGGGTTTAGCTATTAGTCGTAAATATGTTGAATTGATGGGGGGTGTGATTTCTGTTTCTAGTACTGTCGGCGTTGGTAGTACTTTTCGCTTTTCTCTTCCTGTGGGTTTAGTTGCTGCTGCTGATGTTTCTGTTGCTTCTCATCCTTTGGCTGTGATTGGTTTAGCTCCTCATCAAGCTCAATACCGCATCTTGGTTGTTGATGATGTTGCTGATAGTCGCTTGTTGCTGGTGAAACTGCTTTCTTCTGTTGGCTTTTTTGTTCTCGAAGCTACCAATGGTGATGAGGCTGTTGCTCTCTGGCAACACTGGCATCCTCAGTTGATTTTTATGGATATGCGTATGCCTGTGATGGATGGTTATGCTGCTACTCGTTTGATTCGCTCTTTGGAGGTTGATTCTCACCTCCACACAGTTGCTGATACCCCTATTTTCCCTTCTGTTCACACTTTTATTATTGCTGTTACTGCTCATGCTTTTGCTGAACAACGCCAAGATATTCTTCTGGCTGGTTGTGATGATTTGATTTATAAGCCTTTTCTACAAGAAGTATTACTAACTAAAATTAAGCAATATCTAGACGTAACATATGTTATCCAAGACGAAGCTAATACAGACATAGACGTGAGTTCACCAACACAAACATTGCTTAGTGAAACTGATGTTTTGTTATGTATATCTCAAATGTCTAATGATTGGAGGAAAAATATTCATTATGCAGCTGCCAGTTGTAGCGATGAACTAATTTTAGAGCTAATCAAACAAATGCCTCCTGAAAATAATCCTATTTCCCGATTTTTTCAGGATTTAGCAAACAACTACCAGTTTGAAAAAATTATGGCACTAACTACAACGAACCCAGAATGA
- a CDS encoding NAD(P)/FAD-dependent oxidoreductase has product MEIFDYVIMGAGLGGLATAACLTRQGYHVAVLEKHYLPGGCCHTFDYGEYSFCADVHYISQCGAGQTIGQFFNYIERDVPFNRLDSGCIDRIITPEADFKIPLGWESLRYRLLSTFPEEASAINRYCNEIQQLHQEMRNLVQEIRWFDQKWYDWLKLPKYLNLFKKRNWTLQNLYDYVGLSPKLQVLLAGQSGDYGLPPTEIALLSHTSLVWEYSEGAYYPKHHFQHLVDTIVDVITAGGGVIAYATTVNHIQVSKGKVHSVIADGKIYRATKAYISDLDPKLTVQLMHDGEAISHRESRRLTSYEYSTSAFNIYLGLDSRFEPQRYDIGNWNVWYYPTGDLNRGYQQQLQGDFSHPWIFLSCPTMKSPEPGMAPPGHHILEIATICPYEPFEHLYKNDAAAYKAKKKEVYQQIMQTVRELVPDIDHYIRMKVYGTPTTTEFYLGQPQGNIYGAKLVPQQVGLNRLGYTTELPNLFLVGASAGYPGVPGVIGNGMNVVELMTGKSVRQKIAAPQPLVALS; this is encoded by the coding sequence ATGGAAATCTTTGATTATGTGATTATGGGAGCCGGATTAGGTGGACTGGCAACTGCTGCTTGCTTGACTCGGCAAGGTTATCACGTAGCAGTTTTAGAAAAACATTATTTACCTGGTGGTTGCTGCCATACTTTTGATTATGGCGAATACAGTTTTTGTGCTGATGTACATTACATTTCTCAGTGTGGTGCTGGTCAAACCATAGGGCAATTTTTCAACTACATAGAGCGAGATGTACCATTTAATCGCCTTGACTCAGGCTGTATAGACAGAATCATTACACCAGAGGCAGATTTTAAAATACCTTTAGGATGGGAAAGTCTGCGTTATCGATTACTCTCTACTTTTCCAGAAGAAGCCAGTGCTATTAATCGCTACTGTAATGAAATTCAGCAACTCCACCAAGAAATGCGTAACTTAGTTCAAGAAATACGCTGGTTTGACCAGAAATGGTATGACTGGTTAAAGTTGCCTAAATATTTAAATTTATTTAAAAAACGGAATTGGACTCTACAAAATTTATACGATTACGTTGGGTTATCTCCTAAATTACAAGTATTGTTGGCAGGGCAAAGTGGTGATTATGGATTACCACCGACAGAAATAGCCCTTCTAAGTCACACTTCCTTAGTTTGGGAATATTCTGAAGGCGCTTACTATCCCAAACATCATTTTCAGCACTTGGTTGATACGATTGTCGATGTGATTACTGCAGGTGGTGGTGTCATTGCCTATGCGACGACAGTTAATCATATCCAAGTCAGCAAGGGCAAAGTTCATAGTGTAATTGCTGATGGCAAAATTTATCGTGCTACTAAAGCCTATATCAGTGATCTTGACCCCAAATTAACAGTACAGTTAATGCACGATGGTGAAGCTATTAGCCACAGAGAAAGTCGGCGATTAACTAGCTATGAATACTCTACCAGTGCTTTTAATATTTACCTCGGTTTAGATAGCCGCTTTGAGCCGCAACGCTATGATATTGGGAACTGGAATGTTTGGTATTATCCCACCGGAGATTTAAATAGAGGATATCAACAACAATTACAAGGCGACTTCAGCCATCCGTGGATTTTCCTTTCTTGTCCGACAATGAAATCGCCTGAACCAGGGATGGCTCCTCCAGGACATCATATCTTAGAGATTGCGACTATCTGTCCTTACGAACCGTTTGAACATCTCTATAAAAATGATGCAGCAGCTTACAAAGCTAAAAAGAAAGAAGTTTACCAACAAATTATGCAGACTGTGCGGGAATTAGTTCCAGATATAGACCATTACATTCGCATGAAAGTATATGGTACACCCACCACAACGGAATTTTATTTGGGACAACCACAGGGCAATATTTACGGGGCAAAATTAGTTCCTCAACAAGTCGGGTTAAATCGTTTGGGATATACGACAGAGTTACCTAATCTCTTCTTGGTAGGAGCAAGTGCTGGCTATCCCGGTGTTCCTGGGGTAATTGGCAATGGCATGAATGTTGTGGAACTGATGACAGGAAAATCAGTTAGGCAAAAGATTGCTGCGCCTCAGCCATTGGTAGCATTGAGTTAA